Within Candidatus Angelobacter sp., the genomic segment CGAGTTCGAGAACATCCACGCCGGCCTTATCAAACGCAAGCGCGAGTTGTCGCGTGGCTTCGAGGTCCGGGTCACCTGCGCCGATGTAAACAATGAAGCCCTTCCGGCCCTCTTTTTTCAGGCGGGCGAACCGTTCCACGATGCGATTCATGTTGCGCGAGTTTCAAGCTTCGGGTTTCAGGTTTCAAGTTTGTTCGCCCGCCACGCCAGTCGCAAGCCTTCCAGCGTCAGGTTTGGCTCGATTGCGCTGACCTCCGGCATTTTGGCGGCGATGAGCTTCGCGTAGCCGCCGGTTGCCACGACCGGCAATCGGTCGGCCTTCAATTCACATTTCAGTTTGCCAATCAACTCCCGCACCAGCCCGCGATAGCCATGCACCGCGCCGATGAGCATCGCCTGTTCCGTGCTCTTGCCGATGGCCGACCCGACTTCGCGAATCCGGATGCGCGGAAGCAACGCCGTTTTCTCGTGCAAATAATCCGTCATCGCCGCCAGTCCGGGCGCAATGATTCCGCCGGCGTAATTTCCCCGTCCGTCCACCACGTCGAACGTGACCGCCGTGCCGAAATCCACAACCACCGCGGGCGAGCCGAAATGGTGCCTGACCGCCATGGCATTGGCCAGGCGGTCCGGCCCGATGGTAGCGGGTCTCGGGTAATTGATCCCCACTCCGGTCAGGGTTTTGGGCTTCAACTCGAAGGGAAACACTTTCCAAACCCGTTTGACCGCTCGCTTGACCAGCGGAGTCACCCTTGGCACCACGCTGCACAAGGCTGCGCCTCGCAGCTTCCTGTCACCCACAAATCGGAGCGCAAACCGTTCGCCACGCCGGGAAAACCAGTCTGGCGTCGGGATGTCCGTTTGCCTGATAACGCGCGATTCATTTGCCAGACCGAGATGCGTGTGTGTGTTGCCGATGTCGATCAGGAGGATGATTTCGCTTGCCACGGGCAGATGGTGCCGGAGTTCTGGTGCAAAAGGAAGGTTGGAAGCAGGAAACCCGCGGCCAGTTGGAATCAGTCCGCCCTCCCGGTCACTTTTCCGGGCGCGAGCGGGCTGTTGATTTTTAGCGGCCAATCGGTATAGTTTGCGCGGTTCCATTTTTGATGCGGCTCAAAGCCAATGGGTAAAGAACATGACGTGCCTCTGTCCCCGGGCGAATTCCTTCCTGTACACGATGCGACGATGGCATCTGTATTGCTGAAATCCCGCTCGTGAATTTCCAGTCTTAACCGCCCGACCTCTTCTTTATGCGAACTCGTTTTTCTCACCCGTGGCTCCGGTGCGGGGCATTGTTCCTGGCAGGGGCCTCGGCCGTGTTCGGTCAGGGAATTCTCGTGCCGCGCGGCGCGGTATGGAAATACCTGGACAACGGGTCGGACCAGGGCACCGCCTGGTACGGAACGAATTTCAATGACAGCACCTGGGCTTCCGGTGCGGCCCGGCTTGGCTATGGCGGCGATGGTGAAGTCACCACGGTCAGCTACGGACCCGACCCGAACAATACCTACATCACCACCTATTTCCGCAGATCGTTTGTCGTGACCAATGCCGCCGCTTTCGCAACGCTCACTTTGAACCTGCTGCGCGACGACGGAGCAGTCGTTTATCTCAATGGCACGGAGGTCCGCCGCGACAACATGCCCGCCGGCGTGCCCACGTACACCACCCTGGCCACGACCCTGGTGGCCGGCACGGATGAACAAACGTATTTCTCCTCGCTGATTTCAGGCAGTTACCTTGTCACCGGCACAAACCAGCTGGCCGTTGAGATTCACCAGGGCGGCACCAACAGTCCTGACATCGCTCTGGATCTCGAATTGCGCGGCACAAATGTCTTCCCCAGCGTCGCCATTCTCAGCCCGGCCAACAATTCCGTGTTCGTGGCCGGAACCAACCTTACACTTACCGCCTCCGCCGCCGACTCCGATGGCGCGGTCACGAAGGTCGAGTATTTTCAAGGCGGCGTGAAGCTCGGCGAATCGGCAAACAGTCCTTACAGCGTCGTCTGGAACACTGTTGTCGATGGTCAATACACGCTGACCGCGGTTGCAACTGACAATGATGGCGCAACTGCAACTTCCGCGCCGATCGTCATCACCGTCAACGACACCAACCCTCCGGCGTTGCTTTCGGC encodes:
- a CDS encoding type III pantothenate kinase, encoding MASEIILLIDIGNTHTHLGLANESRVIRQTDIPTPDWFSRRGERFALRFVGDRKLRGAALCSVVPRVTPLVKRAVKRVWKVFPFELKPKTLTGVGINYPRPATIGPDRLANAMAVRHHFGSPAVVVDFGTAVTFDVVDGRGNYAGGIIAPGLAAMTDYLHEKTALLPRIRIREVGSAIGKSTEQAMLIGAVHGYRGLVRELIGKLKCELKADRLPVVATGGYAKLIAAKMPEVSAIEPNLTLEGLRLAWRANKLET
- a CDS encoding Ig-like domain-containing protein, which produces MRTRFSHPWLRCGALFLAGASAVFGQGILVPRGAVWKYLDNGSDQGTAWYGTNFNDSTWASGAARLGYGGDGEVTTVSYGPDPNNTYITTYFRRSFVVTNAAAFATLTLNLLRDDGAVVYLNGTEVRRDNMPAGVPTYTTLATTLVAGTDEQTYFSSLISGSYLVTGTNQLAVEIHQGGTNSPDIALDLELRGTNVFPSVAILSPANNSVFVAGTNLTLTASAADSDGAVTKVEYFQGGVKLGESANSPYSVVWNTVVDGQYTLTAVATDNDGATATSAPIVITVNDTNPPALLSAVASANGVTVNFSKRLDTASATDINHYAINNGVQVLSANLGSSSNVVVLGTSPLTSGVNYTLTVNDIRDPAGNPIVPNSQTTFNLVPYSPTDIGGPGISGSMSFSGGTYTLTGGGSDIGGASDQFFFSYQQLTGDF